One Orrella dioscoreae genomic window carries:
- a CDS encoding ABC transporter permease, which yields MNLHGIRAIYLFEMARTWRTLMQSIASPVLATSLYFIVFGSAIGSRMVEINGISYGAFIIPGLIMLSLLNESISNAAFGIYMPRFSGTIYEVLSAPISYMEIVIGYVGAAASKSILIGLIMLATARAFIPFSIEHPIWMLCFLLLTAITFSLFGFIIGVWADGFQKLQIVPMLIVTPLTFLGGSFYSIDMLPPFWQKVTLLNPVVYLVNGFRWSFYGVSDVAVEISLAMTLVFLAACLLAVRWIFKTGYRLKN from the coding sequence ATGAACCTGCACGGCATCCGCGCCATCTACCTGTTCGAGATGGCCCGCACCTGGCGCACGCTGATGCAAAGCATCGCCTCGCCTGTGTTGGCCACGTCGCTCTACTTCATCGTGTTCGGCTCGGCCATCGGCTCGCGCATGGTGGAAATCAACGGCATCAGCTACGGCGCCTTCATCATTCCCGGCCTGATCATGCTGTCGCTGCTGAACGAAAGCATCTCCAATGCGGCCTTCGGCATCTACATGCCCAGGTTCTCCGGCACCATCTATGAAGTCCTGTCCGCGCCGATCTCGTATATGGAGATCGTGATCGGCTATGTGGGCGCCGCGGCCAGCAAGTCCATCCTGATCGGGCTCATCATGCTGGCCACCGCAAGAGCCTTCATTCCGTTCAGCATCGAGCACCCGATCTGGATGCTGTGCTTCCTGCTGCTCACGGCCATCACCTTCAGCCTCTTCGGCTTCATCATCGGCGTGTGGGCCGACGGTTTCCAGAAGCTGCAGATCGTGCCCATGCTGATCGTGACGCCGCTGACCTTCCTGGGCGGCAGCTTCTATTCCATCGACATGCTGCCGCCTTTCTGGCAGAAGGTCACGCTGCTGAACCCGGTGGTGTATCTGGTGAACGGCTTCCGCTGGAGCTTCTATGGCGTGTCTGACGTTGCCGTGGAAATCAGCCTGGCCATGACGCTGGTCTTCCTGGCGGCTTGCCTGCTGGCGGTGCGCTGGATCTTCAAGACCGGCTACCGCCTGAAGAACTGA
- a CDS encoding ABC transporter ATP-binding protein → MQPVISVQNLTKVYASGHQALKPINLEIARGEIFALLGPNGAGKTTLISILCGIVTPTSGQVMADGHDIVRDYRAARAAIGLVPQELTTDAFETVWDTVSFSRGLFGKPKNPAHIEKVLRDLSLWDKRDARLRTLSGGMKRRVMIAKALSHEPRILFLDEPTAGVDVELRRGMWEMVRQLREKGVTIILTTHYIEEAEEMADRIGVIRQGEIILVERTAALVEKLGKKQLTLYLEQPLAAVPAALASEQLELAAEGHELVYTYDKEGGGGGIAALLQRLAAEGIGFKDLRTSQSSLEEIFVGLVHQPAASSQTSQQGQQS, encoded by the coding sequence GTGCAGCCCGTCATTTCCGTCCAGAATCTCACCAAGGTCTACGCCTCGGGCCACCAGGCGCTGAAACCCATCAACCTGGAGATCGCGCGTGGCGAGATCTTCGCCTTGCTCGGCCCCAACGGCGCGGGCAAGACCACGCTCATCAGCATCCTCTGTGGCATCGTCACGCCGACCAGCGGCCAGGTCATGGCCGACGGCCACGACATCGTGCGTGACTACCGCGCGGCGCGTGCCGCCATCGGCCTGGTGCCGCAGGAACTCACCACCGATGCCTTCGAAACCGTGTGGGACACGGTCAGCTTCAGCCGCGGCCTGTTCGGCAAGCCGAAGAACCCGGCCCACATCGAGAAGGTCCTGCGCGACCTGTCCTTGTGGGACAAGCGCGATGCGCGCCTGCGCACGCTGTCGGGCGGCATGAAGCGCCGCGTGATGATCGCCAAGGCGCTGTCGCACGAGCCGCGCATCCTGTTCCTGGACGAGCCCACCGCGGGCGTCGACGTCGAGTTGCGCCGGGGCATGTGGGAGATGGTGCGCCAGCTGCGCGAGAAAGGCGTCACCATCATCCTGACCACGCACTACATCGAAGAGGCCGAGGAAATGGCCGACCGCATCGGGGTGATCCGCCAGGGCGAGATCATCCTGGTCGAGCGCACTGCCGCGCTGGTGGAAAAACTGGGCAAGAAGCAATTGACGCTGTACCTGGAGCAGCCGCTGGCCGCCGTGCCTGCGGCCCTGGCCAGCGAGCAGCTGGAACTGGCCGCCGAAGGCCACGAGCTTGTCTATACCTATGACAAGGAAGGCGGGGGCGGCGGCATTGCCGCGCTGCTGCAGCGCCTGGCGGCCGAGGGCATCGGCTTCAAGGACCTGCGCACCTCGCAAAGCTCTCTGGAGGAAATCTTCGTGGGCCTGGTGCACCAGCCCGCCGCCTCGTCCCAGACTTCGCAACAAGGTCAGCAATCATGA
- a CDS encoding xanthine dehydrogenase family protein molybdopterin-binding subunit — protein MNAPDRKAMAAMVGAGHSRVDGALKVTGRADYTADQRLDGMVHALPVGATIARGTVRQVDTASAAAMPGVIKIYTRHNIGKLHRVDKDSGVTVDEHRPPLHDDLVRYYGQYVALVVADTFAHAKAAADAVTVVYDAEAPDVGMEAQPGESGEVDSERGDPDAAYSRGEVRLDQSYSTPVQAHNPIELHASVAVCEDGHYTLYETSQAVVNHRAAMAQMLGVPVERVRVITHYLGSGFGGKLWPWTHAVLAAAAARDLGRPVKLEITRQMMFQTVGHRSHTRQRIRLSATRAGRLSSLRHDFLYYASRFDHMKENCGEATPYLYSVPNLRVRSRYERRDMAPATSMRGPGAVPGLFALESAIDELACELGMDPVALRLMNEPQEDESLAVPFSTRHLVECLTVGARRFGWDRRTRGVGSIWRGDEILGWGVASASWLAKRLPAQVRVTLRTDGTAEVASATQDLGTGTYTVLAQMVGELTGLPLSRITVRLGDTDLPPGPLSGGSMATGSLVPAAAQATRAAIAQALGQAVKRKDGPYHGRSTADLVFEAGKIRATDAADSAGVRFETLLAESAVGEGKSGSSDNDADAGKLSLHSYGAHFVEVAWQPEIARLRVSRVVTVIDAGRIINPKTGRNQIEGALIMGVGMALLEETRYDARNGAPVTSNLADYLVATHADAPAIDVVFLDHPDTALNELGARGIGEIGLAGFAAAVTSAVHHATGVRVRELPVHIEDLLKAAPSR, from the coding sequence ATGAACGCGCCGGACAGGAAGGCCATGGCGGCGATGGTGGGCGCGGGGCATTCCCGCGTGGACGGCGCGCTGAAGGTGACGGGGCGGGCCGACTACACCGCCGACCAGCGCCTGGACGGCATGGTCCATGCCCTGCCGGTAGGCGCGACGATTGCGCGCGGCACCGTCAGGCAGGTGGATACCGCAAGCGCGGCGGCCATGCCCGGCGTGATCAAGATCTACACGCGCCACAACATAGGCAAGCTGCATCGCGTCGACAAGGACAGCGGGGTGACCGTCGATGAGCACCGTCCGCCCTTGCACGACGACCTGGTGCGCTATTACGGGCAGTACGTCGCCCTGGTCGTGGCCGACACGTTCGCGCACGCGAAGGCGGCGGCCGACGCCGTGACCGTGGTCTATGACGCCGAGGCCCCCGATGTCGGCATGGAGGCGCAACCCGGTGAGTCGGGCGAGGTGGACAGCGAGCGCGGCGACCCCGACGCGGCCTATTCGCGCGGCGAGGTCAGGCTCGACCAGTCATATTCCACGCCCGTCCAGGCCCACAACCCCATCGAATTGCACGCAAGCGTCGCCGTCTGCGAGGACGGCCACTACACGCTGTACGAAACCTCGCAAGCGGTGGTCAATCACCGCGCCGCCATGGCCCAGATGCTGGGCGTGCCTGTCGAGCGGGTGCGGGTCATCACGCATTACCTGGGGTCGGGTTTCGGCGGCAAGCTATGGCCATGGACGCATGCCGTGCTGGCCGCCGCCGCTGCCCGGGATCTTGGCCGGCCGGTGAAGCTGGAGATCACGCGCCAGATGATGTTCCAGACGGTGGGCCATCGCAGCCACACGCGCCAGCGCATCCGCCTGTCGGCCACGCGCGCGGGACGCCTCAGTTCCCTGCGCCACGACTTTCTGTATTACGCCTCGCGCTTCGACCATATGAAGGAAAACTGCGGCGAGGCCACGCCCTACCTGTACAGCGTGCCCAACCTGAGGGTGCGCAGCCGTTACGAGCGCCGGGACATGGCCCCGGCCACCTCCATGCGGGGGCCGGGCGCTGTGCCCGGGCTCTTCGCGCTGGAGTCGGCAATCGACGAACTCGCCTGTGAGCTCGGGATGGACCCGGTGGCGTTGCGGCTGATGAACGAGCCGCAGGAAGATGAAAGCCTGGCGGTGCCGTTCTCGACCCGGCACCTGGTTGAATGCCTGACAGTGGGGGCCCGCCGTTTCGGTTGGGACCGGCGCACGCGGGGCGTGGGTTCCATCTGGCGTGGGGATGAGATCCTGGGCTGGGGCGTGGCCAGCGCCTCATGGCTGGCGAAGCGCCTGCCGGCGCAGGTCAGGGTGACCCTGCGCACGGACGGCACCGCGGAGGTTGCCAGCGCCACCCAGGACCTGGGCACCGGCACCTATACGGTGTTGGCGCAGATGGTGGGAGAACTGACTGGGTTGCCCTTGTCTCGCATCACGGTCAGGCTGGGCGACACGGACCTGCCGCCCGGGCCCTTGTCCGGCGGCTCGATGGCAACGGGCTCGTTGGTGCCGGCCGCTGCCCAGGCCACCCGCGCGGCCATCGCCCAGGCATTGGGCCAGGCCGTGAAGAGGAAGGACGGGCCTTATCATGGCCGGAGCACCGCGGACCTGGTCTTCGAGGCAGGGAAGATCCGCGCCACCGATGCAGCGGATTCCGCAGGCGTGCGCTTCGAAACCCTGCTGGCGGAATCCGCCGTCGGCGAGGGCAAATCCGGTTCCAGCGACAACGATGCCGATGCGGGCAAGCTGTCGCTGCATTCCTATGGCGCGCATTTCGTCGAGGTAGCCTGGCAGCCGGAGATCGCCCGCCTGCGGGTGTCCAGGGTGGTGACAGTGATTGATGCGGGCCGCATCATCAACCCCAAGACCGGGCGCAACCAGATCGAAGGCGCGCTCATCATGGGCGTCGGCATGGCGCTGCTGGAGGAAACCCGCTACGACGCGCGCAACGGCGCGCCTGTCACCAGCAACCTGGCGGACTATCTGGTTGCGACGCATGCGGATGCCCCGGCCATCGACGTGGTCTTCCTGGATCACCCGGACACCGCCCTGAATGAGCTGGGGGCACGTGGTATCGGAGAAATCGGCTTGGCAGGATTCGCCGCCGCGGTGACCTCGGCGGTGCATCACGCAACGGGCGTGCGGGTACGGGAGCTGCCTGTGCATATCGAGGATCTGCTCAAGGCTGCCCCGTCCCGATAA
- a CDS encoding FAD binding domain-containing protein, whose protein sequence is MQAFHLSHSRGVSDALRAAGRARAAGQSHAFRFLAGGTTLLDLMKLEVETPLEILDISRLPLTDITERPDGGLDIGAMVRNADLAHHPAILAAYPVLSQALLAGASPQLRNMATTGGNLMQRTRCVYFRDTATACNKREPGSGCSAIEGYHRNMAVLGTSEHCVAAHPSDMAVALVALDATVVLESERGARRLPVSDFFLLPGSTPQHEHALAQDELITGIRLPPPVLQGRSVYLKLRDRASYEFALASAGVVLAQRAGVLKHVRIALGGVGAKPWRSPEAEAVLLDRAPTESLIRTAAEAALRDARPLPENAFKVELAKRCLMHALSRAVAEGRGVRP, encoded by the coding sequence ATGCAAGCTTTCCATCTCAGCCACAGCCGCGGCGTCAGCGACGCGCTGCGCGCGGCTGGCCGCGCCCGTGCGGCGGGGCAATCCCACGCCTTCCGCTTCCTGGCGGGCGGCACGACCTTGCTGGACCTGATGAAGCTCGAGGTCGAGACGCCGCTGGAGATCCTGGACATCAGCCGCCTGCCTCTGACGGACATCACCGAGCGTCCCGACGGCGGCCTGGACATCGGCGCGATGGTCCGCAATGCCGACCTGGCGCATCATCCAGCCATCCTGGCCGCGTATCCGGTGCTGTCCCAGGCCTTGCTGGCCGGCGCGTCGCCGCAATTGCGCAACATGGCGACCACCGGGGGCAACCTGATGCAGCGCACGCGCTGCGTGTATTTCCGCGACACCGCGACGGCCTGCAACAAGCGGGAGCCGGGCAGCGGCTGTTCCGCCATCGAGGGATACCACCGCAACATGGCGGTGTTGGGCACCAGCGAGCATTGCGTGGCGGCGCATCCTTCGGACATGGCGGTGGCACTGGTGGCCCTCGATGCCACGGTGGTGCTTGAAAGCGAGCGTGGCGCCCGGCGCCTGCCGGTCTCCGACTTTTTCCTGTTGCCGGGCAGCACGCCGCAGCACGAGCATGCGTTGGCGCAGGATGAACTCATCACGGGCATCCGCCTGCCTCCGCCCGTGCTGCAGGGCCGATCCGTCTATCTGAAGCTGCGGGATCGCGCTTCCTATGAGTTCGCGCTGGCCTCGGCGGGCGTGGTTCTGGCCCAGCGCGCCGGCGTGCTCAAGCACGTGCGGATTGCACTGGGCGGGGTCGGCGCCAAGCCTTGGCGCTCACCCGAGGCCGAAGCCGTGCTGCTTGACCGCGCGCCTACGGAGAGTCTGATCCGCACTGCCGCAGAGGCGGCCTTGCGCGATGCTCGGCCTTTGCCGGAGAACGCATTCAAGGTAGAGCTGGCGAAACGCTGCCTGATGCATGCCTTGAGCCGTGCCGTGGCTGAAGGACGCGGGGTGCGGCCATGA
- a CDS encoding (2Fe-2S)-binding protein gives MPTQAETAARARAAAPIPLTLGVNGEDLHCEVDPRTTLLDCLRDHLGLTGTKKGCDHGQCGACTVHINGRRTNACLVLAACHQGDEITTIEGLGTPEALHPLQEAFVEYDGYQCGYCTAGQIMSAEALMREPCGPADADVREAMSGNICRCGAYSNIVAAIQHVRGPRKD, from the coding sequence ATGCCGACGCAGGCCGAGACGGCCGCGCGCGCGCGCGCCGCGGCGCCGATTCCGCTGACCCTGGGCGTCAATGGCGAGGACCTGCATTGCGAGGTGGACCCGCGCACGACGCTGCTGGATTGCCTGCGCGACCACCTGGGCCTGACGGGCACCAAGAAAGGTTGCGACCACGGCCAGTGCGGTGCCTGTACGGTGCACATCAACGGCCGGCGCACCAATGCCTGCCTGGTGCTGGCGGCCTGCCACCAGGGTGACGAGATCACGACGATCGAAGGCCTGGGCACGCCCGAGGCCTTGCATCCCTTGCAGGAAGCCTTCGTGGAGTACGACGGCTACCAGTGCGGGTATTGCACCGCGGGCCAGATCATGTCGGCCGAGGCGCTGATGCGCGAGCCCTGTGGCCCCGCCGACGCCGATGTGCGCGAGGCCATGAGCGGAAACATCTGCCGCTGTGGCGCCTATTCCAATATCGTGGCCGCCATCCAGCATGTGCGCGGTCCGCGCAAGGACTGA
- a CDS encoding class I SAM-dependent methyltransferase — translation MSSAPDIRPDQSVELLKALHILTRDGKLNQDSRRKLKQVYHLFQFIEPLLKDLKQDRDGITLVDHGSGKSYLGFILYDLYFKQLKDASHLYGIETRPELVASAQDLARRAGFEGMSFLNLSAAEAIDSPRLPAQVDIVTALHACDTATDDAIRYALAKEARHIVIVPCCQAEVAGVLRRRKQMSLGASALAELWRHPLHTREFGSQATNVLRSLQLEAHGYQVTVTELVGWEHSMKNELIIASYKNLPRKKATERLENLLEMLGIGEMRARFFGGAAPAASAKA, via the coding sequence ATGTCCTCCGCGCCCGACATCCGTCCCGATCAGTCCGTCGAACTGCTCAAGGCCCTGCACATCCTGACCCGCGACGGCAAGCTGAACCAGGACAGCCGGCGCAAGCTCAAGCAGGTCTATCACCTGTTCCAGTTCATCGAACCGCTGCTGAAGGACCTGAAGCAGGACCGCGACGGCATCACGCTGGTGGACCACGGCTCGGGCAAGTCGTATCTGGGCTTCATCCTGTACGACCTGTACTTCAAGCAGTTGAAGGATGCCTCGCATCTGTATGGCATCGAGACCCGGCCGGAACTGGTGGCCAGCGCGCAGGATCTCGCGCGCCGGGCGGGTTTCGAGGGGATGTCCTTCCTGAACCTGTCGGCCGCCGAGGCCATCGATTCGCCCAGGCTGCCCGCGCAGGTGGACATCGTGACGGCGCTGCATGCCTGTGACACCGCCACCGACGACGCCATCCGCTATGCGCTGGCCAAGGAAGCAAGGCACATCGTGATCGTGCCCTGCTGCCAGGCCGAGGTGGCGGGCGTCCTGCGCCGCCGCAAGCAGATGTCGCTGGGCGCGTCCGCCCTGGCCGAGTTGTGGCGCCACCCGCTGCACACGCGGGAGTTCGGCAGCCAGGCCACCAACGTGCTGCGCAGCCTGCAGCTGGAGGCGCACGGCTACCAGGTCACGGTCACCGAGCTGGTGGGCTGGGAGCACTCGATGAAGAACGAGCTGATCATCGCCAGTTACAAAAACCTGCCCCGCAAGAAGGCCACGGAACGGCTGGAGAACCTGCTGGAGATGCTGGGGATCGGGGAAATGCGGGCGCGCTTCTTCGGCGGCGCGGCGCCTGCCGCGTCCGCCAAGGCCTGA
- a CDS encoding DUF1415 domain-containing protein — protein MTSPAIPSDTPEAVLAATQRWVERAVIGLNLCPFAKSVQVKGQIHYEVSAAINRKQVAQDLQRLLETVADADPQAMDTALLIVPDALSDFLDYNDFLDVAEDLLAAMALDGVLQVASFHPQYQFADAGPDDIENYTNRSPYPIFHILREDSLDRAVESNPDAAEIYLRNQETLRRLGPEGWERLMEAPEAASCPHAKRD, from the coding sequence ATGACGTCCCCCGCGATCCCGTCCGATACTCCTGAAGCCGTCCTGGCCGCCACGCAGCGCTGGGTGGAGCGCGCCGTCATCGGGCTGAACCTCTGTCCCTTCGCCAAGAGCGTGCAGGTCAAAGGGCAGATCCATTACGAAGTGAGCGCCGCCATCAACCGCAAGCAGGTGGCCCAGGACCTGCAACGCCTGCTGGAAACGGTGGCCGACGCCGACCCGCAAGCGATGGACACGGCGCTGCTCATCGTGCCCGACGCGCTGTCGGACTTCCTGGACTACAACGATTTCCTGGATGTGGCCGAAGACCTGCTGGCGGCCATGGCGCTCGATGGCGTGCTGCAGGTGGCCAGCTTCCATCCGCAATACCAGTTCGCCGACGCGGGGCCGGACGACATCGAGAACTACACCAACCGTTCGCCGTATCCGATCTTCCACATCCTGCGCGAAGACAGCCTGGATCGCGCGGTGGAGTCCAATCCGGACGCGGCGGAAATCTATCTGCGCAACCAGGAAACGCTGCGCCGCCTGGGCCCGGAAGGCTGGGAAAGACTGATGGAGGCGCCCGAAGCGGCCTCCTGTCCGCACGCCAAGCGGGATTGA
- a CDS encoding D-hexose-6-phosphate mutarotase, whose amino-acid sequence MTQETRIDITRTRRGELDCWRLRVGDTEAWVAEQGAQVLGFGRDGRQPVVWLSDAAVLEPGKSVRGGIPVCWPWFGELARNPAAVHAGVPDAAHAPAHGHARTRAWQVQDAQALAGEAAVLTLALAADDDGPWQGLSARLDVRLDAAGLRVALHSRNGSGQPRTISQALHTYLQVGDVRDVRVLGLEDARYLDTLAGWVEKRQEGPLHFDGEVDRIYYTGSPCLVVDDTGLGRRLVVESEGSGSAVLWNPHIDKARRLSQFSPDAWQQMLCIETARVMDDALVLAPGAAHEMVLRLWEDVRL is encoded by the coding sequence GTGACACAGGAAACGCGCATCGACATCACCCGGACCCGGCGGGGCGAACTGGATTGCTGGCGCTTGCGCGTAGGCGACACCGAGGCCTGGGTGGCGGAGCAGGGCGCGCAGGTGCTCGGTTTCGGCCGGGACGGCCGACAGCCCGTGGTCTGGCTGAGCGATGCCGCGGTCCTCGAACCCGGCAAGTCGGTGCGAGGCGGCATTCCCGTGTGCTGGCCCTGGTTTGGCGAACTGGCGCGCAATCCCGCGGCCGTGCACGCAGGGGTGCCCGATGCCGCGCACGCGCCCGCCCATGGCCACGCGCGGACACGCGCGTGGCAGGTGCAGGACGCCCAGGCCCTGGCGGGCGAGGCCGCAGTCCTGACGCTGGCCCTGGCCGCCGACGACGATGGACCCTGGCAAGGCCTGTCGGCACGCCTGGACGTGCGGCTCGACGCCGCCGGCCTGCGCGTGGCGCTGCACAGCCGCAACGGCAGCGGCCAGCCGCGCACCATCAGCCAGGCGCTGCACACCTATCTGCAGGTGGGCGACGTGCGCGACGTGCGGGTGCTGGGCCTGGAAGATGCCCGTTACCTGGACACGCTGGCAGGCTGGGTGGAAAAGCGCCAGGAGGGGCCGCTGCATTTCGACGGCGAGGTGGATCGCATCTATTACACCGGCTCGCCCTGCCTGGTGGTGGATGACACCGGCCTGGGCCGTCGCCTGGTGGTGGAAAGCGAGGGCTCGGGCAGCGCCGTCCTGTGGAATCCGCACATCGACAAGGCTCGACGCCTGTCGCAGTTTTCGCCCGATGCGTGGCAGCAGATGCTGTGCATCGAAACCGCCCGGGTCATGGATGATGCCCTGGTGTTGGCGCCTGGCGCCGCACACGAAATGGTGTTGCGCCTGTGGGAGGACGTCAGGCTTTGA
- a CDS encoding SDR family oxidoreductase, producing MNASDRILIAGCGDVGLRAARLLASRGAQVWGLRRSLPPGPAPLSWIAADLRQPATLAALPPGITHLAYLPTPGARSPEAYRGVFIDGLRNLMAALDPATLRRVVLVSSTAVYGEHEGAWVDELTPTGPLSFNGEILCEAEAWLAAQPVPSVSLRLAGLYGPGRLQLIARLREGRARAPRHPVHWANRMHVDDAAGALAHLLNLPDPAPVYLGCDDTPLPLHELYAALAEMAGAPAPGEGPAPGAVGSKRLSNARLRASGYALRWPDARQGYAALLKDA from the coding sequence ATGAACGCTTCCGACAGAATCCTCATCGCCGGCTGCGGCGACGTCGGCCTGCGCGCCGCCCGCCTGCTGGCGTCCCGAGGCGCACAAGTGTGGGGGCTGCGCCGCAGCCTCCCGCCCGGCCCTGCCCCGCTTTCCTGGATCGCCGCCGATTTGCGCCAGCCTGCCACCCTGGCCGCGCTGCCGCCCGGCATCACGCACCTGGCCTACCTGCCCACGCCCGGCGCGCGCAGTCCCGAGGCCTATCGCGGCGTGTTCATCGACGGCCTGCGCAACCTGATGGCCGCGCTGGATCCGGCCACCTTGCGGCGCGTGGTGCTGGTGTCGTCGACGGCGGTGTATGGCGAACACGAAGGCGCCTGGGTGGATGAACTGACGCCCACCGGACCGCTGTCATTCAATGGAGAGATCCTGTGCGAGGCCGAGGCCTGGCTGGCCGCGCAGCCTGTGCCCAGCGTGTCGCTGAGGCTAGCCGGCCTGTATGGTCCGGGGCGCCTGCAACTCATCGCGCGCCTGCGTGAAGGACGCGCCCGCGCGCCCCGGCATCCGGTGCACTGGGCCAATCGCATGCATGTGGATGATGCGGCGGGCGCGCTGGCGCACCTCTTGAACCTGCCTGACCCAGCGCCGGTGTATCTCGGTTGCGACGACACGCCCTTGCCATTGCACGAGCTGTATGCCGCGCTGGCGGAAATGGCCGGCGCCCCCGCGCCTGGCGAGGGCCCGGCGCCGGGCGCGGTAGGCAGCAAGCGCCTGTCCAACGCCCGGCTGCGGGCCAGCGGCTATGCCTTGCGCTGGCCCGATGCACGGCAGGGGTATGCCGCGCTGCTGAAGGACGCGTGA
- the arfB gene encoding alternative ribosome rescue aminoacyl-tRNA hydrolase ArfB, translating to MIPITDTLSLDPDDLSYGMIRAQGSGGQNVNKVSSAVHLRYDLANAALPQWFKDAVMALGDHRVTQAGVIIIKAQSFRSQEKNRGDALDRLLALLRTAATPAAPRHATRPTRASQRRRVQRKVAHGQTKRLRGRVQDD from the coding sequence ATGATCCCGATTACCGATACGCTGTCGCTCGACCCCGACGACCTGAGCTACGGCATGATCCGTGCCCAAGGCTCGGGCGGCCAGAATGTGAACAAGGTTTCCAGCGCGGTGCACCTGCGCTACGACCTCGCCAATGCGGCGCTGCCGCAATGGTTCAAGGATGCCGTCATGGCCCTGGGCGACCACCGCGTCACGCAGGCCGGCGTCATCATCATCAAGGCCCAGTCCTTCCGCAGCCAGGAAAAGAACCGCGGCGACGCGCTCGATCGCCTGCTGGCGCTGTTGCGCACGGCCGCCACGCCCGCCGCGCCGCGGCATGCCACCCGGCCCACGCGCGCCTCGCAGCGGCGGCGGGTGCAACGCAAGGTCGCGCATGGGCAGACCAAGCGCCTGCGCGGCAGGGTGCAGGACGACTGA
- a CDS encoding NRDE family protein, with protein MCLAAFALNARPDLPFVLIANRDEFHARPTAPAAPWAGQPGLVAGRDLSAGGTWLGIAAPGRYALLTNYRDPSHVLPDAPSRGALVQGFLSGTDSPRDYAHAVHARGADYNGFNLVVGDAQGAWYAGNRDGAPRALADGVHGLSNHLLDTPWPKVVRTREALRAWLAEGALPPSPADEAPDLRALWRILADRRAPPDAELPDTGVGLARERLLGSPMIVSKTYGTRCASVLLLRPGVGLSLHELQYRPDGSAGTQADWLLPADTRLPAGVAVALTRQPG; from the coding sequence ATGTGCCTTGCCGCCTTCGCGCTCAACGCGCGGCCCGACCTGCCTTTCGTGCTGATCGCCAACCGCGATGAGTTCCATGCGCGGCCCACCGCGCCCGCAGCCCCCTGGGCCGGGCAGCCGGGCCTGGTGGCGGGCCGCGACCTGTCCGCCGGCGGCACCTGGCTGGGCATCGCCGCGCCAGGCCGCTATGCGCTGCTGACCAATTACCGCGACCCCAGCCACGTGCTGCCCGATGCCCCTTCGCGCGGCGCGCTGGTGCAGGGCTTTCTGTCAGGCACGGACAGTCCGCGTGATTACGCGCACGCCGTGCATGCGCGCGGCGCGGACTACAACGGCTTCAATCTGGTCGTGGGCGATGCGCAAGGCGCCTGGTATGCGGGCAACCGCGATGGCGCGCCGCGCGCCCTGGCCGATGGCGTGCACGGCTTGTCCAATCATCTGCTGGATACGCCCTGGCCCAAGGTCGTGCGCACGCGCGAGGCCCTGCGGGCCTGGCTGGCGGAGGGCGCCTTGCCGCCCTCTCCTGCCGACGAGGCGCCGGACCTGCGCGCGCTGTGGCGCATCCTGGCCGACCGCCGGGCGCCACCCGACGCGGAATTGCCCGACACCGGCGTGGGCCTGGCGCGCGAGCGCCTGCTGGGCAGTCCGATGATCGTCAGCAAGACCTACGGCACGCGCTGCGCCAGCGTGCTGCTGCTGCGTCCCGGCGTGGGCCTGTCCTTGCACGAGCTGCAATACCGGCCCGATGGCTCGGCGGGCACGCAAGCCGACTGGCTGCTGCCCGCCGATACACGGCTGCCGGCGGGCGTGGCCGTGGCGCTGACGCGCCAGCCCGGTTAA